gaagagagaaaagaaaagaagcagGGAATGTGGGAAATGGATGGTGAATTGGTGGGGGGAAGAGTAATGAGTAAAAGGAACAAATTGAAGCTGTAAAGAGGCGGGTGCAATGGGGAGAGGGTGTTGATTAAGGCGTGTTGAGAGGAGCAATAATTATGGccttcctcttttcttttggtgtttgactactactactactactactcaAAGATGGATATTAAAGCATGGTATAATTCTAGTATAAAATTACAGTAGAATAGCAACTGatgaggaagaagatgaagatgaagttgAACAACACAACCAGATCACAGCCCTCCATTTTCTACAGTGTCTCTGTGTGGACCAAATCATTGAGGTtgaaaaaaacagaagaaaatggAACTTTTCATCATGGGGAGAGACGTTAACATGCAACTAAATGCTAACAAATCTATGCCAAACCTGTCCTTTTCTCCATTTAAAACGGTTCCCTCTCAACAGGGCTTGGGATTCTTTTGACCAAAAGGTTTATCTCAGATAGTTTTTTCTTCAATCAAAGTAAAGGTAAGGTTGGgtaggaaaaaagaaatgagaaaagtgGGGAGAAAGGATGTCCTCTTTGAATTTTACCATAACGAAAGGTCTTtccatgtttttaaaaagtcaCTTCTCTATATAATATTGAAAAGTAATCACTAATTGACATTGATGTCTATTATATTTTATGCTGTAAATTTGCAACTAgcaaaagaatatatatgaacaaaattttgttcataaattgaTGTCTGTCTTTGAAAAGGAGTCGTTGCTGTTGGACCAGTTCCCAGACTGCATATAATTAGTAACTCCATGTGTTTCAAACATATGCACTCAAAAGTTAGTATTTGTTGCCTTGGAGCTCTGAATGATTTTTTAGTTATGCAAAGCCCTTTTcaggagagaaagaaaatggaatctTGACTCTTTTGAATCCAattctttataaatttattgagCAATCCAAATGGCTCTTTCTTCTTATTCATAATGGCTTGGATTGTATATATATTGTTGCTCACTGGTGCATTTGAGATTAATTGAACTTacacccattttcttcttttgttttcccctcttttttttataaatttaatttttaaactattttattaataaattgttGGGTGGCTGGTTTTAAGTCATATTCTTTGTCTTAAGAAGCTTGAAAGTGAAGCCattgaaagaaacaaaaaaaggagGTGGGTTTGTCCTGtacatttgtaattttattaaacaacttgTGTGGTATAAAATAACTTGGAAGTTGAAATCAAGTTGTTAAGAGGCTTATTTTAAGCCCAGGGCATAAAATTGAACATCCTTGGGCCATTTTTTTAGATGGGCAAAATATGGGGGGAAGGCAGGATGCTGAAGGGACCCATTAAGGGAATGATAGGTTAGCCTTTAGGTAACTTCGCTTGCAAATTCAAACTCCATCATCTTCTTATGAATCTTTTCGACAAAGGAAAGAAGCCCAAATCACGCAAAGATTATCCTATCGCGTACTGATACTATTCATTATGCATAAATCATTAtgccttctctcttcttcttcttttttttcttttctcttccacTGCATGACCTCCCCTATGTTTCATTTCAGGGAACCTCTTATAGCATTTGAAGGTGAAAACTTGTAACTTTTAAGGGACTTaagtttcaaataaataatgtgAGTCCTACTAATTTATCTCTCTCTAAAAgagattttcaaaaaaaaaaaaaaaaaaacgtgacCGATGATGATGCACAAatctgatttttatttaattaaaattttgaaaaacattaaaGTTATTGTTATTCgtaataaaaacatattaaaaatataattcacaAAATAAAAGTAGCCATTTTGAATGGTTGAGTAGGTTCTCAAGTTGATGGCTGCACTGGCTTTGTAGCTCTAGCACAGTAAAGCCAATGTTTCGAGGTTATTTAATCATTCATTACTCTTAACCATACATCTAATCCTTTTTTAAGGGTTTAGAACATTAGAtataaacaaaatccaaaaaaagtgagcaagaaaatgggaagtggtAGGCTATGACTCATCCAATCAAATCAACGAGTTCAAAATTTTAAggagaaaatttgagaaatggAGAGGggagaaaatatgagaaacgTTACTATCATTACAAACACAGAGTTacattttaatttctcaaacAAGCCACTCTATTGTTTCAGGTAGCCAGCCAAATTTCAACCAAGCCATAAGCATTATATAGTATCTACCTTGTAACACTCTAACCCGCATTTGGTTTAACTTAGATTAAGGTagtgtttgtattttttgttttttgcttaaaacaatttgtttttaaaatttaagatatttgttttactatttttttcataacttattataaattttttactaaatagaaaaaataatatattagtttttatttactttttaatacttaatagaaataaaatataataataacaaataatctaatatttaacattattaaacattaagactatgtttggttcctaaaaaatttgagagaaaatgcaaaggaaataaaatacaaaggaaaaatagaagaaaagaaaaaattaaagaaaataataaatagattaaaagtcgataaattattatttttattacttcaaactcattttatttattttaactcatcttaatttaaaattacattaaaaaatttaaaaatatatttatttttaattaattttaattatatatatatatatatatatatatatattttatatttgtcatagtacaatcaaacatgaaaaaaatcatttttttctgagaaacaaacataacctaaggTTTTAtctagaattaagtaaaaaaataaaaaaaacaccacccAAGTTTTTTCAAGCTCAATTCAATTTGGATTGAAATTTGACCAAGGTTTGGAGATCCTAAAATAGTATATATTATTctataatatatatcatatatcaatCACATTAtactttttcaactttttagaAATACATATAAATCCATTACCTTTTTATTATCATCtagaaaattcatcaaatttactatttaaattttgatataaatacatagatcatgaattttgaaaatcatataaCCAACCAACCAATTCTAATCCAAGAGTTTAACCTCACCAACCTCCTCAAacttagaaaaatgaggttaaATTAGATTTGAATTAAATACCTTTATTTAGAGGTCATGTTAAGTTGAACTCTCTGGAggattatttcttaattcagATTAGGTTTGAGTTACACTCAACCTTATCCAACCCACAGAAGTTGCAGACCTTTGTAAAACCCACAAAGGTTTCCATGACATCATTGAAGGTATACTTGGTGTTGAGCAGAAGAAGCAAGAATGGGCAGCAGATAAACATGGACCCAAATTAAAAGTATTCCCTGTTTTGAATCACAAGTAGAACCAAAAAGTAGGAAAACACAGATGGCCGTTCATAATTTATCCAGATATCTAGAGCCCTCTATTGTCTTAAAAGAAATCATCGAAACTGAAAGCAAATTCAGCAGGAAATAATCCTCTCAACAAAATTGTAATCAACTAAGTAGTCTATAGAAATTTAGTACTTAACAGCAGCAAGGATGTCTAGTTGGGTGCTAAGCTTCTCCTCAGCCACTTTCTCAGCCTTCACCCTAAGTTTAGTCAGTTGCTTCTTCCTCTCATATGCCAGCTGagctctctcttttcttttcttctccagCTCCTGTAGCACCAGAACAAGTTAGAAAACAGATTTTGCATACCAACACTTGTGTGGACATTGTAAATCCACAATTTCCTTGGGGAGGTGTCTTACATCAATTAATTTGATGCAATAATGAAGGGAAAGATGTAGAAACTGGAAAGTATAACCCATGATATAGAACATAACTCTCTAGTTTTATGTACTTTCTTTGTAGATAGAGCTAGTAAGTAAAAAGATCACTACCTCCCTGTACAAGTGAGAGACATCATATAAGGCATGGTAACTCTAGCATGAGTATACCAAAACCCAACTATATTGGGCTACAGAGCTACCTAACCTATCTTATACTTTCAAAGTTGAGTTGATTGGTTCAATGAAAGTAGGCTAAAGTAGTAAGCTAGGTTTGACTTCTTAACCCTAATTTACACCAAGAGGACCTCAAATATTTCTTGGTTACATGCAGCCATCAACTCCTATCATATGACATGACAGGAGCACCACAACCAGCAAATTATATCCACTATACAAACAGAAAGAGCATACTGCCCATCATTTCTGAACATCAGAGTGCATATTCATTCATTAAAACACTATCATCCACCAAAGAAGAGACCGTCTATGACAATTTTCAGAAGTTGAAACTTTGGTGGTTTTGCTCTATGACAATTTTCAGAAGTTGAAACTTTGGTGGTTTTGCTCTTTACATTGACCCCCAAACGACGATTTTTTAAAGCTGATTCTGGCATGCAGCCAtgcttgcattttttttaagagaggAACAAAACACTTATAGAAAATCCACTTGTGAAAAGTaagatgaatatttttttgattcCTGTTAATCACAAGAGGCACAATCCACCAGTCCCACAtctgtaaaaataaaattaaccaaaaaaaaaaaaacctgaggAAAAATGTCCATTTATATTCCATCCCATTTGCTTGGCAGAataccaataaaaaataaaactgatgGAAAATGCCCATTTATATCACTTTCCCATGCACACGATTGGAATACCAACCAAAAATATAATCAAGCAACAAAATTCACAAAAAccgagatagagagagagagagcaaagcATAACTTTCAAACAGAAGTTGAAAGGAACTCAGACAGCTACCATGACAtgaaaatcataaaaagaaTAGTGTCGACAGCTACCATAACATAAACACTATTAAAGGAATAGAGAggattctttaaatttttaaaacatcggaatttgcaaaaaaattaagatgCCAAAAAACATATCAAAACTGGACTATGATTTGtcataaaatcaataaatggGCTGCATGTATCACATGACACATTAGTGCCCATAAAGAAATCAGAATATACAATAGTTGCATATATTTACCTACtaccatggaaaaaaaaagttcaatcaACAAGTACAGAATAGGTTATATAAGTACAGATTAGAGTGAGTATTGATGTGCATCTATGCATGTGAATGTGTATTTGTTTGgggaggggagagagagagctcAAATTGATTCCAAGAGGCAGGGAAGTGAAATCTTACTCTGATGGTATCGTAATGGTTCCATCCAACCTCTGAGGAAAGCCGGCCAAGCAAGCAGTACTTGTGTCCAGCCTGAAGcctcaaaaccctaattttatttCAACCAACCATCAAATCAATTAGCGAGAAACAAGATTAAAACACATGATTAAAAAACAATAGAGTTGAAACCAAACCCCAATTAAGAAATTCAGAGATAACGATAATCAAGAGAAACAAGAAACTAACTTGAGTGCATCAGGAATGACCATCCTCTTCATCTTATCATATGGTGGAGGGATTCCCTCATAAGCCTTCAATCGTGCAAGGGCTGCTGCTCCACGCTTGGTCTTGTGCGGAATCATCCTACaataaaacaaaaccaaaaaaaat
Above is a genomic segment from Vitis riparia cultivar Riparia Gloire de Montpellier isolate 1030 chromosome 7, EGFV_Vit.rip_1.0, whole genome shotgun sequence containing:
- the LOC117917784 gene encoding 60S ribosomal protein L13a-4-like, encoding MVSGSGICAGRVVVDARHHMLGRLASILAKELLNGQKVVVVRCEEICLSGGLVRQKMKYLRFLRKRMNTKPSHGPIHFRAPSKILWRTIRGMIPHKTKRGAAALARLKAYEGIPPPYDKMKRMVIPDALKVLRLQAGHKYCLLGRLSSEVGWNHYDTIRELEKKRKERAQLAYERKKQLTKLRVKAEKVAEEKLSTQLDILAAVKY